A DNA window from Lujinxingia litoralis contains the following coding sequences:
- a CDS encoding DUF4159 domain-containing protein — protein sequence MNRRHFLKLLSVALAGSTLPLNLNAFERQHQVGIARLRYQGGNDNPRPGALRRLLQEVGRHTSVEVNPVVSEIWGRREELFLHPMIAMAGDRGYDPLPDEVIENLRLYLSSGGFLYIDSAEGLTDGPFMESVRRDLARVFPDRPIATVPRDHTVHKSFYLIDRPVGRLDIAANLEGIFDEERASVLINPNDLLGALARDAFGGWEHQVSPGGDRQRDMAQRLAVNIVLYALTIDYKADQVHIPFILRRRRWRVD from the coding sequence ATGAACCGACGTCACTTTTTGAAACTCTTGAGCGTCGCCCTGGCCGGCTCGACGTTGCCCTTAAACCTCAACGCCTTTGAGCGTCAGCACCAGGTCGGCATCGCCCGGCTTCGCTACCAGGGGGGCAATGACAATCCGCGCCCCGGCGCTCTCCGACGGCTCCTTCAGGAAGTCGGGCGACATACCAGCGTGGAGGTAAACCCGGTCGTCTCCGAAATCTGGGGACGGCGCGAGGAGCTTTTTCTGCACCCGATGATCGCCATGGCCGGCGACCGGGGATACGACCCACTCCCCGACGAGGTGATCGAGAACTTGCGCCTCTACCTGAGCTCCGGTGGATTCCTTTACATCGACTCTGCCGAAGGCCTCACAGACGGGCCTTTTATGGAATCGGTGCGTCGCGACCTCGCGCGAGTCTTTCCCGACCGCCCCATCGCCACGGTCCCGCGCGACCACACCGTGCACAAGTCCTTCTACCTCATCGATCGACCGGTGGGCCGTCTCGACATCGCGGCCAACCTGGAGGGCATCTTCGACGAGGAGCGCGCCTCGGTGCTGATCAACCCCAACGATCTTCTGGGCGCACTGGCCCGTGACGCTTTCGGAGGCTGGGAGCACCAGGTCAGCCCCGGTGGCGACCGGCAGCGCGATATGGCCCAGCGCCTGGCCGTCAACATCGTGCTCTATGCCCTGACCATCGACTACAAGGCCGACCAGGTCCACATCCCCTTTATTCTGCGACGTCGACGCTGGCGCGTCGACTAG
- a CDS encoding glutamine amidotransferase, whose product MLQLSEYNARDLLWLGDWSPGWIAALGVLGLAVLLFSAYDLRDMRAHRRLTLIGLRAAVFGLAVLMLLEPALDLKKVSKVKNHVAVLVDTSQTMNLDIAESDQRRIDRAHEALERLRPMFEADSEDHHFDIFTYGDELRPTTLDAALSAPADASRADLSAALTRLPEHYQGKDLGGIIVLSDGIDTGAIGRRVRRGEPLDEASTEILKALQAPVHTLAVDADAGMRDAAVTRVLHDDFAFVHNSLSVEVELHFSGLGTQTVPITLRRDGEILQSQSVQIHPEERRYKVEFEFVPRQIGKEVYTVDVPHFDDEALLENNTQHFVLRVIRDKVRVLQVVGRPSWDQRFLRQLLKRNPNVDLISFFILRTDDTPQLVPRDEMSLIPFPTDELFNSELGSFDLVIFQNFNFGPYNMARYLPAIADYVRQGGAFAMIGGDLSFASGGYARTPIESLLPVELPPAGPGATITQSEHFTPELTEAGHRHPITQLAFDPEQNRELWASLPALQGTNIVTGPSPGATVLATHPTLTYGGKPMPVIAVAERGEGRVLAITSDSTWRWGFEHLAQGGTPREYQMFWNSAIRWLIQDPELKLVRLDVHDDIAGPGQPVDASIRVFKPDYSPAANATGRVDVFAAPAGQPASDTPPTRQALLSVDFQTDASGEHQLDLSLKEPGVYHLRAEVETSSGTLSDENLVLVVPDVEQLRDIVPRNKLLAQIAKHTRAYHTLLPELDPGALSFNAPRFVEIHQRRVVQLWDSALLFLVILGLLGTEWSLRRRWGRL is encoded by the coding sequence ATGCTTCAACTCTCCGAATACAATGCCCGCGATCTCCTCTGGCTGGGCGACTGGAGCCCGGGCTGGATCGCCGCGCTGGGGGTGCTCGGACTGGCCGTGCTCCTCTTCAGCGCCTACGACCTGCGGGACATGCGCGCGCACCGACGCCTCACCCTGATCGGGCTGCGCGCGGCGGTCTTCGGCCTGGCCGTGCTCATGCTCCTGGAGCCGGCCCTCGATCTGAAAAAAGTCTCCAAAGTAAAGAACCATGTCGCCGTGCTCGTCGATACCAGTCAGACGATGAACCTGGACATTGCCGAGTCTGATCAACGCCGCATCGACCGCGCGCACGAAGCCCTGGAACGCCTCCGCCCGATGTTCGAGGCCGACAGCGAAGACCATCACTTTGACATCTTTACCTACGGCGACGAGCTGCGCCCGACCACCCTGGACGCCGCACTCAGCGCCCCGGCCGACGCCTCCCGCGCCGATTTAAGCGCCGCCCTGACCCGCCTACCCGAGCACTATCAGGGCAAAGATCTCGGCGGCATCATCGTCCTCAGCGATGGCATTGACACCGGCGCCATTGGCCGACGAGTGCGCCGCGGCGAACCCCTGGACGAAGCATCCACCGAGATTCTTAAGGCACTTCAGGCGCCGGTACATACCCTGGCCGTGGATGCCGACGCCGGCATGCGTGATGCCGCGGTGACGCGCGTCCTTCACGACGACTTTGCCTTCGTGCACAACTCCCTCAGCGTCGAAGTGGAACTTCACTTCAGCGGCCTGGGCACCCAGACTGTCCCTATCACCCTGCGACGCGATGGCGAGATCCTCCAATCCCAAAGCGTACAAATCCATCCCGAAGAACGCCGCTACAAGGTGGAGTTCGAATTTGTCCCTCGCCAGATTGGTAAAGAAGTCTACACCGTAGACGTGCCCCACTTCGACGACGAAGCCCTGCTGGAGAACAACACCCAGCACTTCGTGTTGCGGGTGATCCGCGACAAAGTTCGGGTGCTCCAGGTAGTAGGCCGCCCAAGCTGGGATCAACGTTTTTTGCGGCAGCTTCTTAAGCGCAATCCCAACGTCGATCTCATCAGCTTCTTCATCCTGCGCACCGACGACACCCCGCAGCTGGTGCCGCGCGATGAGATGAGTCTGATTCCCTTTCCCACCGATGAACTCTTTAACAGCGAGCTGGGCAGCTTTGATCTGGTGATCTTCCAGAACTTTAACTTCGGGCCCTACAACATGGCGCGCTACCTGCCGGCGATCGCCGACTACGTCCGCCAGGGAGGAGCATTTGCGATGATCGGGGGCGACCTTTCCTTTGCCAGTGGCGGATACGCTCGAACCCCAATTGAGTCTCTTTTACCTGTGGAACTCCCTCCCGCAGGCCCCGGCGCCACGATCACCCAGAGCGAACACTTCACCCCCGAACTCACCGAGGCCGGGCACCGCCACCCCATCACCCAGCTGGCCTTTGATCCGGAGCAGAACCGCGAACTCTGGGCGTCTCTGCCCGCTCTCCAGGGCACCAACATCGTCACTGGCCCCTCCCCCGGAGCCACCGTACTGGCGACGCACCCCACGCTGACCTACGGCGGGAAGCCTATGCCCGTCATCGCCGTAGCGGAACGCGGCGAAGGCCGCGTGCTGGCCATTACCAGCGACTCCACCTGGCGCTGGGGCTTTGAACACCTGGCCCAGGGAGGTACCCCCCGCGAGTATCAGATGTTCTGGAATAGCGCGATTCGCTGGCTTATCCAGGATCCCGAACTCAAACTGGTGCGTCTGGATGTTCACGATGACATCGCCGGGCCGGGGCAACCCGTCGATGCCTCAATTCGCGTCTTCAAACCCGACTACAGCCCGGCGGCCAACGCCACGGGACGAGTCGACGTATTTGCCGCCCCGGCCGGACAACCCGCATCCGACACGCCCCCCACTCGCCAGGCCCTCCTGAGCGTCGACTTTCAGACCGACGCCTCGGGCGAACATCAGCTCGATCTGAGCCTTAAGGAACCCGGCGTCTATCACCTGAGAGCCGAGGTAGAAACCTCCTCCGGCACGCTCAGCGACGAGAACCTTGTCCTGGTGGTGCCAGATGTCGAGCAACTCCGCGACATCGTGCCCCGCAACAAACTCCTGGCCCAGATCGCCAAACACACCCGGGCCTACCACACCCTTCTCCCCGAACTTGACCCGGGCGCCCTCTCCTTTAACGCTCCCCGTTTTGTCGAGATTCACCAGCGACGGGTCGTCCAACTCTGGGACAGCGCCCTGCTCTTCCTGGTGATACTCGGGCTGCTTGGCACCGAGTGGTCTCTGCGCCGACGGTGGGGGAGACTCTAG
- a CDS encoding acyl-CoA carboxylase subunit beta, which translates to MTTKSNAERLQELNEAAELGGGQARIDRQHDAGKLTARERIDLLLDAGTFVELDKFVTNRCNDFGMADQKIPGDGVVTGYGKVDGRLVYVFAQDFTVFGGSLSGAYAEKICKVMDMATKCGAPVIGLNDSGGARIQEGVASLAGYADIFYRNVRASGVVPQISAIMGPCAGGAVYSPAITDFIFMVQDTSYMFITGPEVVKTVTSQEVTKQELGGAHVHSETSGVSHFETQTEEECIAKIRELLSFIPSNNAEDPPFVPTDDAFDRRDGALDTLVPENPSKPYDIKELIGHVVDDGYFFEVQEAFARNMVVGFARMGGRSVGIVANQPAHLAGCLDINASLKGARFVRFCDAFNIPIVTLVDVPGFLPGVDQEYGGIIKHGAKLLFAYAEATVPKVTLITRKAYGGAYDVMSSKHIGADINFAYPTGEIAVMGPDGAVNIIFRKELAEADDPVARKDELVAEYRETFANPFKAAELGYIDEIIFPRDTRPRLIQALEMLENKRAENLPRKHGNIPL; encoded by the coding sequence ATGACCACCAAGTCCAACGCCGAACGTCTCCAGGAGCTCAACGAAGCCGCCGAACTCGGTGGCGGCCAGGCTCGCATCGATCGCCAGCACGATGCCGGCAAGCTGACCGCCCGTGAGCGCATCGACCTTCTCCTCGACGCCGGCACCTTCGTCGAACTCGACAAGTTCGTCACCAACCGCTGCAATGACTTCGGCATGGCCGACCAGAAGATCCCGGGCGACGGCGTCGTCACCGGCTACGGCAAGGTCGACGGCCGCCTGGTCTACGTCTTCGCCCAGGACTTCACCGTCTTCGGAGGAAGCCTCAGCGGCGCCTACGCCGAAAAAATCTGCAAGGTCATGGACATGGCCACCAAGTGCGGCGCTCCGGTCATCGGGCTCAACGACTCCGGCGGCGCGCGCATCCAGGAAGGGGTGGCAAGCCTGGCGGGCTACGCCGACATCTTCTACCGAAACGTACGCGCCAGCGGTGTCGTCCCGCAGATCTCCGCCATCATGGGACCCTGCGCAGGCGGCGCCGTCTACAGCCCGGCCATCACCGACTTCATCTTCATGGTCCAGGACACCTCCTACATGTTCATCACCGGACCGGAGGTCGTGAAAACGGTCACCAGCCAGGAGGTCACCAAGCAGGAGCTCGGCGGCGCCCACGTGCACAGCGAGACCAGCGGCGTCTCCCACTTCGAAACCCAGACCGAAGAAGAGTGCATCGCCAAAATCCGGGAACTCCTCTCCTTCATCCCCTCCAACAACGCCGAAGATCCCCCCTTCGTCCCCACCGACGACGCGTTTGACCGTCGCGACGGCGCGCTCGACACCCTGGTGCCGGAGAACCCCTCCAAACCCTACGACATCAAAGAACTCATCGGCCACGTGGTCGACGACGGATACTTCTTCGAAGTCCAGGAGGCGTTCGCCCGAAATATGGTCGTGGGCTTCGCCCGTATGGGAGGCCGCTCGGTGGGCATCGTGGCCAACCAGCCCGCCCACCTGGCCGGTTGTCTGGACATCAACGCCAGCCTCAAGGGCGCGCGCTTTGTACGCTTCTGCGACGCCTTTAACATTCCGATCGTCACTTTGGTCGACGTCCCCGGATTCTTGCCCGGCGTTGATCAGGAGTACGGCGGCATCATCAAGCACGGCGCCAAGCTCCTCTTTGCCTACGCCGAGGCCACCGTACCCAAGGTCACCCTGATCACTCGCAAGGCCTACGGCGGCGCCTACGACGTCATGAGTTCCAAGCACATCGGCGCCGACATCAACTTTGCCTACCCCACCGGCGAGATCGCAGTGATGGGCCCCGATGGCGCGGTGAACATTATCTTCCGTAAGGAGTTGGCCGAGGCCGACGACCCCGTAGCCCGAAAAGACGAGCTCGTGGCCGAGTACCGTGAGACCTTTGCCAACCCCTTCAAGGCCGCCGAACTCGGCTACATCGACGAAATCATCTTCCCGCGAGACACTCGCCCCCGCCTGATCCAGGCCCTCGAAATGCTCGAGAATAAGCGCGCTGAGAACCTGCCTCGCAAACACGGCAACATCCCACTCTGA
- the glgA gene encoding glycogen synthase GlgA has translation MDLSRYIKTRDTDSQLGRRRLNVLFASSEVAPFSKTGGLADVAASLPQALARRGHNVSIVTPLYKHLDPKAMRLSRRLAPLEVPRKSKNQSKVEVTVWESRLDSGVRVFFIDAPQYFDRDGLYGYDDQSFEDNAERFAFFSRAVVELALTSPMSIDIIHSNDWHTGLVPIYGKHYYAEEFANTRFVMTIHNLAFQGKFDATSFKATGLPRKYNASGELLDDEGQLNYLAGALRYADLITTVSPTYAREIQRKKNGFGLHELLQERKDDLEGVLNGADYGVWSPDVDRFIEVRYSVETLNGKRQNKAHLQHSLGLPVRPTLPLVGMVSRLTEQKGVDLLVPAIRSLLTELKDEREGFQVIILGDGPDKVVKELKQLEDQFPNRARIIAGYDEAMAHRIQASADMLLIPSRFEPCGLTQIYAMRYGTVPVVHATGGLADTVVDLRDDPENGTGFVFTEHNADALAGAIERAGAAYRNYRKWRPLMIRAMGKDFSWRESAMRYEELFLDALPEQN, from the coding sequence ATGGATTTGAGCCGCTATATCAAGACCAGAGACACCGACTCCCAACTGGGCCGACGCCGGCTTAATGTGCTCTTCGCCTCCAGCGAAGTTGCCCCCTTCTCCAAAACCGGGGGCCTGGCCGATGTCGCAGCCAGCCTGCCTCAGGCGCTGGCACGCCGCGGCCATAACGTCTCCATCGTCACGCCGCTCTACAAACACCTCGATCCGAAGGCGATGCGACTGAGCCGTCGACTCGCCCCCCTGGAAGTGCCCCGCAAGAGCAAAAACCAATCCAAGGTTGAGGTCACCGTCTGGGAATCGCGCCTGGACAGCGGCGTGCGCGTCTTCTTTATCGACGCCCCCCAGTATTTCGATCGCGACGGCCTCTACGGCTACGACGACCAGAGCTTTGAAGACAACGCCGAGCGCTTTGCCTTCTTCAGCCGCGCCGTCGTCGAACTCGCGCTGACCTCGCCAATGTCCATCGACATCATCCACAGCAATGACTGGCACACCGGCCTGGTCCCCATCTACGGCAAGCACTACTACGCCGAGGAATTCGCCAACACTCGCTTTGTGATGACGATTCACAACCTGGCATTCCAGGGCAAATTTGACGCCACAAGCTTCAAAGCCACCGGCTTGCCCCGCAAGTACAACGCCAGCGGTGAACTTCTCGATGATGAGGGCCAGCTCAACTACCTGGCCGGCGCGCTACGCTACGCCGACCTCATCACGACCGTAAGCCCGACCTACGCCCGGGAAATCCAACGTAAGAAAAACGGCTTTGGTCTCCACGAGCTGCTTCAGGAACGCAAAGACGATCTGGAGGGCGTCCTCAACGGCGCCGATTACGGCGTGTGGTCCCCGGATGTCGACCGCTTCATTGAGGTCCGTTACTCGGTGGAAACCCTCAACGGCAAACGCCAGAACAAGGCCCACCTCCAGCACAGCCTCGGACTCCCCGTGCGTCCCACCCTGCCCCTGGTTGGCATGGTCAGCCGCTTGACCGAGCAAAAGGGCGTCGATCTGCTCGTCCCGGCCATTCGCTCCCTGCTCACCGAACTCAAAGACGAGCGCGAAGGCTTCCAGGTCATCATCCTGGGGGATGGCCCCGACAAGGTTGTCAAAGAGCTCAAACAGCTTGAAGACCAGTTCCCCAACCGGGCCCGCATCATCGCTGGCTACGATGAGGCCATGGCGCACCGCATCCAGGCCAGCGCCGACATGCTCCTTATCCCCAGCCGTTTTGAGCCCTGCGGGCTCACGCAGATCTACGCGATGCGCTACGGCACCGTGCCCGTCGTCCACGCCACCGGCGGGCTGGCCGATACCGTGGTCGATCTTCGCGACGACCCTGAAAATGGCACCGGCTTTGTCTTCACCGAGCACAACGCCGACGCCCTGGCCGGAGCCATCGAACGGGCCGGAGCCGCCTACCGCAACTACCGCAAGTGGCGCCCGCTGATGATCCGCGCAATGGGCAAAGATTTCTCCTGGCGCGAATCGGCCATGCGTTACGAAGAACTCTTCCTCGACGCACTTCCCGAACAAAACTGA
- a CDS encoding Bax inhibitor-1/YccA family protein, with product MHRDYQGYDGGGGQDGWETEQGGAHVVSQALPEERQAFLRRTYAHLSAAVLMCVAFIGLFLNSPLAEPVLNFMFSTNWLIILALFIGASWLGDWMAAHVHSKPLQYLGLVVGVSAYGVLLTPMILVAQYQIGSSVLLHAGLLTLIVFAGMTAVVFITGKDFSILRVGLAVGSLVALGAIVAGTLFNFSLGLGFSIAMVGLSAAMIVYQTSNMVHVYRTDQHVAAALALFSSIGMLFWYILRILMMSRD from the coding sequence ATGCATCGAGATTATCAAGGATACGATGGCGGTGGTGGTCAGGACGGCTGGGAGACGGAGCAGGGGGGCGCTCATGTGGTCAGCCAGGCTTTGCCCGAGGAGCGTCAGGCCTTTCTGCGACGGACCTACGCGCACCTGAGCGCGGCGGTTCTGATGTGTGTGGCGTTTATCGGTCTTTTTCTGAATTCGCCGCTGGCTGAGCCGGTTCTCAACTTCATGTTCAGCACCAACTGGTTGATCATTCTGGCGTTGTTCATCGGCGCGAGCTGGTTGGGGGACTGGATGGCGGCCCACGTGCATTCAAAGCCCCTGCAATACCTGGGGCTTGTGGTCGGCGTCTCGGCCTACGGCGTGTTGCTCACGCCCATGATCCTGGTCGCGCAGTATCAGATCGGTTCATCGGTGCTTTTGCACGCCGGGCTGCTCACGTTGATCGTGTTTGCCGGTATGACGGCGGTGGTCTTTATCACGGGTAAAGACTTTTCGATTCTGCGTGTGGGCCTGGCGGTGGGAAGCCTGGTGGCGCTGGGGGCGATTGTCGCCGGGACGCTCTTTAATTTCTCGCTGGGGTTGGGGTTCTCGATCGCGATGGTAGGGCTGTCGGCGGCGATGATCGTCTATCAGACTTCGAATATGGTGCACGTCTATCGGACCGATCAGCATGTGGCCGCGGCGCTGGCGCTCTTTAGCTCCATCGGGATGCTCTTCTGGTACATCCTGCGCATTCTGATGATGTCGCGCGACTGA
- a CDS encoding citrate synthase: MSTAKLTLNGNEYELPTFVGSEGEVAIEIAKLRGTTGAVTLDSGYGNTGSCKSEITFIDGEKGILRYRGYSIEELAEKVSFEEVAYLVIWGELPNQEQLAEFQAKLAKYAIVDEGVKTILSGFPRSAHPMAMLGAVMAAFGSYYETTGDSEEDILRIIAGMNSLAAYIYRYRRGLPYVYPASGLSYAGQFLHQMWGEPTGEPKVNSVVEQALNKLLILHADHEQNCSASTVRMVGSAHASLYASISAGVGALSGPLHGGANQAVLEMLEEIQNDGGDFEKYVGLAKDKESGFRLMGFGHRVYKNFDPRAKILKSACDDVLEDLGVDDPLLDIAKKLEKVALEDEFFVKRKLYPNVDFYSGIIYRALNIPTEMFTVMFALGRVPGWIAQWHEMRNDPTGRIHRPRQIYTGATERSVQPIEER, from the coding sequence ATGAGCACAGCGAAGTTGACCCTGAATGGTAACGAGTACGAACTTCCCACCTTCGTGGGCAGCGAAGGTGAGGTCGCCATCGAGATCGCCAAGCTGCGGGGCACCACCGGGGCGGTGACCCTGGATAGCGGCTACGGCAATACGGGCTCGTGCAAGAGCGAGATCACGTTCATCGATGGTGAGAAGGGGATCCTGCGCTACCGCGGCTACTCCATCGAAGAGCTGGCCGAGAAGGTCTCGTTTGAAGAGGTCGCCTACCTGGTGATCTGGGGTGAGCTGCCCAACCAGGAGCAGCTGGCCGAGTTTCAGGCGAAGCTGGCGAAGTACGCCATTGTTGATGAAGGCGTGAAGACGATTCTTTCGGGCTTCCCGCGCAGCGCGCACCCGATGGCGATGCTCGGCGCGGTGATGGCTGCGTTCGGCTCCTATTACGAGACGACGGGCGACTCCGAAGAAGACATTCTGCGGATCATCGCCGGGATGAACTCGCTGGCGGCCTACATCTACCGCTACCGCCGTGGTCTTCCCTACGTGTACCCGGCCAGCGGTTTGAGCTACGCCGGTCAGTTCCTGCACCAGATGTGGGGTGAGCCCACCGGTGAGCCGAAGGTCAACTCGGTGGTTGAGCAGGCGCTCAACAAGCTGTTGATCCTTCATGCGGATCACGAGCAGAACTGCAGCGCCTCGACCGTGCGGATGGTCGGCAGCGCCCACGCCTCGCTTTACGCCTCGATCTCGGCGGGTGTCGGAGCGCTCTCCGGTCCGTTGCACGGTGGTGCGAACCAGGCCGTTCTGGAGATGCTCGAAGAGATCCAGAACGATGGTGGCGACTTTGAGAAGTACGTCGGTCTGGCCAAGGATAAGGAGTCGGGCTTCCGTCTGATGGGCTTTGGTCACCGCGTGTACAAGAACTTTGACCCGCGTGCCAAGATCCTGAAGTCAGCCTGTGACGACGTGCTGGAAGACCTGGGTGTCGATGACCCGCTTCTGGACATCGCCAAGAAGCTTGAGAAGGTGGCGCTGGAAGACGAGTTCTTCGTCAAGCGTAAGCTCTACCCCAACGTCGACTTCTACAGCGGCATCATCTACCGCGCTCTGAACATCCCGACTGAGATGTTCACCGTGATGTTTGCTCTGGGTCGTGTGCCGGGCTGGATCGCGCAGTGGCACGAGATGCGTAACGACCCGACCGGTCGTATTCACCGCCCGCGTCAGATCTACACCGGAGCTACCGAGCGTTCGGTGCAGCCGATCGAAGAGCGCTAA
- a CDS encoding galactose-1-phosphate uridylyltransferase, producing the protein MPSDIRRNNVSGDLVILARDRARRPRDHNLIEAPSSPASCPFCPGASTKTPAPIRSHTSPAYPGHKAAIRVVPNLYPALTPEQPWQARAEGPYDTFTGVGAHEVVIEAPDHVVSWLEVSAEHIAEILASWQDRIRDLRQDPRIRDIIPFKNVGPRSGATLAHAHSQILALPLLSPRQQRLLDRGESHFAHHGRCPMCDAIDQECRTEERLILASDELIAWAPYGSRASFEVWIAPRIHQADFTQAHPAILLQLADHIRQILARWEHALGPVDHNLVLHSAPFAFAGKPYYHWHLEMLPRLSTHGGFEWGSGAYINATASEVAARHLRDLNC; encoded by the coding sequence ATGCCCTCCGATATCCGCCGTAACAACGTCTCCGGTGACCTCGTCATCCTCGCCCGAGACCGCGCCCGCCGCCCCCGCGACCACAACCTGATCGAAGCCCCCTCCTCACCGGCGAGCTGCCCCTTCTGTCCGGGCGCCTCGACAAAAACTCCTGCTCCTATCCGCTCCCACACAAGTCCGGCCTATCCGGGGCACAAAGCCGCAATTCGGGTCGTCCCCAACCTCTACCCCGCGCTGACCCCGGAGCAACCCTGGCAAGCCCGGGCAGAAGGCCCCTACGATACATTCACCGGAGTCGGAGCCCACGAAGTCGTCATTGAAGCTCCCGACCACGTGGTCTCCTGGCTGGAGGTAAGCGCGGAGCATATCGCTGAGATTCTGGCCTCCTGGCAGGACCGTATCCGCGACCTGCGCCAGGACCCACGAATCCGTGACATCATCCCCTTTAAGAACGTCGGCCCCCGCTCCGGCGCGACCCTGGCCCACGCGCACAGCCAGATCCTGGCCCTGCCCCTTCTCAGCCCTCGTCAGCAACGCCTGCTCGACCGCGGAGAATCCCACTTCGCGCACCACGGTCGCTGCCCGATGTGTGACGCTATCGACCAGGAGTGCCGCACCGAAGAGCGCCTGATCCTTGCCTCCGACGAACTCATCGCCTGGGCTCCCTATGGCTCCAGAGCCAGCTTCGAGGTCTGGATCGCCCCGCGCATACACCAGGCCGACTTCACGCAGGCTCACCCCGCAATTTTGCTCCAACTTGCCGACCACATCCGCCAGATCCTCGCACGCTGGGAACACGCACTGGGCCCGGTGGACCACAACCTTGTGTTGCACTCCGCCCCCTTTGCGTTCGCGGGAAAACCATACTATCACTGGCACCTGGAAATGCTCCCACGATTGAGCACCCACGGCGGATTTGAGTGGGGCTCGGGCGCCTACATCAACGCCACCGCCTCGGAGGTGGCCGCGCGCCACCTGCGCGATTTAAATTGCTGA